One Mycobacteroides abscessus ATCC 19977 genomic window carries:
- a CDS encoding SAM-dependent methyltransferase: MVRTEGDSWDIVTSVGYTALAVAAGRALDAKLDPPLAHDDHAAAFVAAAGAPQLAAAVATADMTSSAAFNAQWVGVRTRFFDNFFADAAGAGVRQHVILAAGLDSRAYRLPWPAITTVFELDQPKVLQFKDEVLKRSGAQPSARRVTVAVDLRDDWPAALREAGFDATQPTGWILEGLLPYLPGAAQDALFERLNDMSAPGSRVAAELGPEPGELERLAASIKTVVGETSDGETQPNLRDLWFDDPRLDTKTWLGERGWTVTEANLVDAAVAYGRPLRDLPPAFENFLSTKFFTAVQDHPRG, from the coding sequence ATGGTGCGCACCGAGGGAGACTCCTGGGACATCGTCACGAGTGTCGGCTACACGGCGCTCGCGGTGGCGGCTGGACGCGCGCTCGACGCGAAGCTGGACCCGCCACTGGCACATGACGATCATGCTGCTGCGTTTGTCGCGGCGGCGGGGGCGCCCCAGCTGGCCGCCGCGGTCGCCACCGCAGATATGACCAGCTCGGCGGCCTTCAACGCCCAGTGGGTGGGGGTGCGGACGCGATTCTTCGACAACTTCTTTGCCGATGCGGCCGGTGCCGGTGTGCGGCAGCACGTGATTCTGGCCGCCGGGTTGGACTCGCGTGCCTACCGATTGCCGTGGCCCGCGATAACCACGGTGTTCGAATTGGATCAGCCGAAGGTATTGCAATTCAAGGACGAGGTCTTGAAACGATCCGGGGCGCAGCCGAGTGCCAGACGGGTGACGGTGGCTGTGGATCTACGCGACGACTGGCCTGCTGCGTTGCGTGAGGCGGGCTTTGACGCCACCCAGCCGACGGGATGGATTCTTGAGGGGTTGTTGCCCTATCTGCCGGGCGCCGCGCAAGACGCCCTGTTCGAAAGACTCAACGACATGTCCGCACCCGGAAGTCGGGTTGCCGCCGAGCTGGGCCCCGAACCCGGTGAGCTGGAACGCCTCGCTGCCTCCATCAAGACCGTCGTCGGGGAGACCAGCGACGGTGAGACACAGCCGAACCTGCGAGACCTATGGTTCGACGACCCGCGGCTCGACACCAAGACCTGGCTGGGTGAGCGGGGCTGGACGGTGACCGAGGCCAACCTGGTAGATGCCGCAGTGGCCTACGGGCGGCCGCTCCGTGACCTGCCACCAGCATTTGAGAATTTCCTGAGCACCAAGTTCTTCACCGCTGTCCAAGACCACCCGAGAGGCTGA
- a CDS encoding class I SAM-dependent methyltransferase, translating into MTNIEDKDWSRSEGDSWDIVSSVGFTALGVAAARAVENREADPLVRDPYAEHFVRAAGEPHLIGLLDSSEPKPPNPGTAPRHIGLRSKFFDEFFINATNSGCKQAVILAAGLDVRAHRLPWPAGTKVFELDQPQVLEFKDRVLAEHDATPTSDRREIAVDLRDDWPAALLAAGFDPEVPTAWSAEGLIIYLPSAAQDLLFERVVALSAPGSQVAVEATRGRPDIAKWGEMQKKYADEGHPMSKVDITTLFYDEERADVAEWLAARGWKVQGSHALELAAAYGVEIPELPEDVVEVVKQGNYVTAVLPS; encoded by the coding sequence ATGACCAACATCGAGGACAAGGATTGGTCGCGCAGCGAGGGCGACTCCTGGGACATCGTGTCGAGCGTCGGATTCACGGCCCTGGGGGTGGCCGCAGCGCGGGCCGTCGAGAACAGGGAGGCCGATCCCCTGGTGCGTGATCCGTATGCGGAACATTTCGTGCGCGCCGCAGGCGAACCGCATTTGATCGGGCTCTTGGACAGTTCGGAGCCGAAGCCGCCGAACCCGGGGACCGCACCGCGTCATATCGGCCTGCGTAGCAAGTTTTTTGACGAGTTCTTTATTAACGCAACGAATTCGGGGTGCAAACAGGCGGTGATTCTGGCCGCGGGGCTAGATGTTCGGGCGCACCGACTGCCGTGGCCGGCGGGTACCAAGGTGTTCGAGCTGGATCAGCCCCAGGTGCTGGAATTCAAGGATCGAGTGCTGGCCGAGCACGACGCCACCCCAACCAGTGACCGGCGTGAGATCGCTGTCGATCTCCGAGACGACTGGCCTGCCGCCCTGCTTGCCGCAGGATTCGATCCAGAGGTTCCTACGGCATGGTCCGCCGAAGGCTTGATCATTTACCTGCCGTCGGCGGCACAGGACCTGCTGTTCGAGCGGGTTGTCGCCCTGTCGGCCCCGGGCAGCCAGGTCGCCGTCGAGGCCACCCGGGGGCGCCCGGATATCGCCAAATGGGGCGAGATGCAGAAGAAGTACGCCGACGAGGGCCATCCGATGTCCAAGGTCGACATCACCACGCTTTTCTACGACGAGGAGCGCGCCGATGTCGCGGAGTGGTTGGCGGCGCGGGGATGGAAGGTTCAGGGGTCACACGCTCTCGAACTGGCAGCCGCCTACGGGGTGGAGATCCCGGAGCTGCCCGAGGACGTAGTCGAGGTGGTGAAGCAGGGCAACTACGTCACCGCTGTTTTGCCCAGCTAG
- a CDS encoding class I SAM-dependent methyltransferase yields the protein MARTEGDTWDIVTSVGATALVVSAMRAIEARKPEPLARDDYAQHFVAATKAEAPLFSELLEDPEAAQAPDIQLFSSYLGARTKYFDEFFLTAGNAGVRQAVILAAGLDVRGYRLPWAAGTTVYELDLPKVLEFKKQVLDEHNARATATVLDLHVDLRDDWPTVLKAAGFDPAQPTAWLAEGLLPFLPGAAQDLLFERIADLSAPGSRVAVEDFGAPGNQADRMSNAMQNEEGALQRIFKSIVEEDAPPSSLWFGDEREDPARWLTGHGWTVEATTAGELLKRYNRVPLAGEHELTDAMGQSRYFTAVLGA from the coding sequence GTGGCCAGAACCGAAGGTGATACCTGGGACATCGTGACAAGCGTGGGCGCCACGGCGCTCGTCGTTTCCGCGATGCGTGCGATAGAGGCTCGCAAGCCTGAACCGCTGGCACGGGACGACTATGCGCAGCATTTTGTCGCTGCGACCAAGGCGGAGGCGCCACTGTTCTCCGAGCTACTCGAGGACCCGGAAGCCGCACAGGCGCCCGACATACAGCTGTTCTCGAGCTACCTCGGCGCACGGACCAAGTACTTCGATGAGTTCTTCCTGACCGCCGGTAACGCCGGCGTACGGCAGGCGGTGATCCTGGCGGCCGGTCTTGACGTACGCGGATACCGTCTGCCCTGGGCGGCCGGGACCACGGTGTATGAACTCGACCTTCCGAAAGTGCTCGAGTTCAAGAAACAGGTGCTCGATGAGCACAACGCACGCGCCACCGCGACAGTCCTCGACCTGCACGTGGATCTGCGCGATGACTGGCCGACAGTGCTCAAGGCTGCCGGATTCGATCCCGCACAGCCGACGGCATGGCTGGCCGAAGGGCTGCTGCCCTTCCTGCCCGGCGCCGCCCAGGACTTGTTGTTCGAGCGCATCGCCGATCTATCCGCGCCCGGAAGTCGGGTTGCCGTAGAGGATTTCGGTGCGCCCGGGAACCAGGCGGATCGGATGTCGAACGCGATGCAGAACGAAGAGGGCGCCTTGCAGCGGATTTTCAAGAGCATTGTGGAGGAGGACGCGCCACCGTCGAGCCTGTGGTTCGGCGATGAACGCGAGGACCCGGCGCGATGGCTGACCGGCCACGGTTGGACAGTCGAGGCGACCACTGCGGGCGAACTGCTGAAACGGTACAACCGGGTACCGCTGGCCGGCGAGCATGAACTCACCGATGCCATGGGGCAGAGCCGCTACTTCACCGCGGTGCTCGGCGCGTAG
- a CDS encoding nucleoside permease has protein sequence MNLTARLVVMNFLQFFVWGAWLLTLGAYWFNNKHWSGAHFGAAFSTMGIAAIITPPIMGVIADKWINAEKLYGVMHLGGAAALFSLPLVASPTVFFWVLLLNMLCYMPSLSLAITVAYNALKNAGRDTVTSFPPIRVWGTVGFIAALHTVSLLGLETSTGQFYVAGTAALLLGLYAFTLPPCRPKLSSSASSGPGRTTVADRFGLTAFTLFQQRKLAVFFIFAMLLGGALQLTNAYGDTFLHDFADVAEYRNLFAVEHPAIIMSISQISETLFILAIPFFLRRFGIKTVMLMSMVAWTLRFGLFAYGDPGDGLWMIVLSCIVYGMAFDFFNVSGSLFVEDQCGPEIRASAQGLFMLMTNGLGAMLGSLISGAVIEYFFTYPDDGKDWRGIWLSFAGYALVITIAFFVLFRPEPGGNTDEKAPATVGV, from the coding sequence ATGAACCTAACTGCCCGCCTCGTAGTCATGAACTTCCTCCAGTTCTTCGTGTGGGGGGCATGGCTGCTGACGCTTGGTGCCTACTGGTTCAACAACAAACATTGGTCGGGCGCCCACTTCGGGGCGGCCTTTTCCACGATGGGCATCGCCGCGATCATCACGCCGCCGATCATGGGTGTGATAGCAGACAAATGGATCAACGCCGAAAAGCTCTACGGCGTTATGCATCTGGGCGGCGCAGCGGCACTCTTTAGCCTGCCCCTGGTAGCAAGTCCCACCGTCTTCTTCTGGGTGCTGCTGCTCAACATGCTGTGTTATATGCCATCGCTGTCGCTGGCGATCACCGTCGCCTACAACGCACTCAAAAATGCCGGCAGGGACACCGTCACCAGCTTCCCCCCGATCCGGGTCTGGGGAACGGTGGGATTCATCGCCGCACTGCACACGGTGAGCCTGCTCGGGCTGGAAACCTCGACGGGCCAGTTCTACGTCGCCGGCACGGCGGCGCTACTCCTCGGTCTGTACGCCTTCACATTGCCGCCGTGCCGTCCGAAATTGAGCTCGTCGGCGTCGAGCGGCCCGGGCCGCACCACGGTCGCCGACAGGTTCGGGCTCACCGCATTCACCCTGTTCCAACAACGCAAACTGGCCGTATTCTTCATCTTCGCGATGCTGCTGGGCGGCGCACTGCAGCTCACCAACGCCTACGGCGACACTTTCCTGCATGACTTCGCCGATGTCGCGGAGTACCGGAATCTCTTCGCCGTCGAGCACCCGGCCATCATCATGTCCATCTCACAGATTTCCGAGACGCTGTTCATCCTGGCCATTCCGTTCTTCTTGCGCCGCTTTGGAATCAAAACAGTGATGCTCATGAGCATGGTGGCATGGACGCTACGTTTCGGGCTGTTCGCCTACGGCGATCCCGGTGACGGACTCTGGATGATCGTGTTGTCCTGCATCGTCTACGGCATGGCCTTTGACTTCTTCAACGTCTCGGGCTCACTGTTCGTCGAAGACCAGTGCGGCCCCGAGATCCGCGCCAGCGCTCAAGGCCTGTTCATGCTCATGACCAACGGGCTCGGCGCCATGTTGGGCAGTCTCATCAGTGGAGCGGTCATCGAGTACTTCTTTACCTACCCCGACGACGGCAAGGACTGGCGCGGAATTTGGCTGAGCTTCGCGGGGTACGCGTTGGTGATCACCATCGCGTTCTTCGTCCTGTTCCGTCCTGAACCGGGCGGAAACACCGACGAAAAGGCGCCCGCTACCGTGGGTGTGTGA
- a CDS encoding class I SAM-dependent methyltransferase has product MTSTDQGSWARSEGDSWDIVSSVGYTALGVSAQRAVESERPDALIDDPFAKHFVLAAGEPHLIETITKRDAPQASPFEYLRGMGMRSRFFDEFFLEAAASGITQAVILAAGLDARAHRLAWPAGVTVYELDQPQVLAFKDGVYAQQGAEPTCDRRTVAVDLRDDWPAALKEAGFDAGRPTAWSAEGLLPYLPAAAQELLFERMVELSAPGSRAAIEGPTGTLGMSQFAKVEQKYRSEKDTFGKIDITELFYDEEKTPPVEWFSVRGWSTQGLDMFDLAERYGVRHPEVPEDIRELAGAMHYLTCTLPA; this is encoded by the coding sequence ATGACAAGTACAGACCAAGGAAGCTGGGCCCGCAGTGAGGGCGACTCCTGGGACATTGTGTCCAGCGTGGGGTACACCGCGCTGGGTGTCAGCGCCCAGCGCGCTGTCGAAAGCGAGCGACCGGATGCCCTGATCGACGACCCGTTTGCCAAGCATTTCGTTCTCGCCGCGGGTGAGCCCCATTTGATTGAGACGATCACCAAACGCGATGCGCCGCAGGCATCTCCATTCGAGTATCTGCGCGGCATGGGTATGCGCAGCCGCTTTTTCGACGAGTTCTTTCTCGAAGCGGCGGCTTCAGGGATCACGCAGGCGGTGATCCTGGCGGCTGGGCTGGATGCACGCGCACACCGGCTGGCGTGGCCTGCGGGTGTCACGGTGTACGAACTGGATCAGCCGCAGGTTCTCGCTTTCAAGGACGGGGTATATGCCCAGCAGGGCGCCGAGCCGACCTGCGATCGCCGCACCGTCGCTGTCGACCTGCGCGATGATTGGCCGGCCGCTCTCAAGGAGGCCGGATTCGATGCCGGCCGGCCCACCGCGTGGTCCGCGGAGGGGCTGTTGCCGTATCTGCCTGCGGCAGCTCAAGAACTGCTGTTTGAGCGGATGGTCGAGTTGTCCGCTCCCGGCAGCCGCGCCGCAATCGAGGGCCCGACGGGGACATTGGGGATGAGTCAGTTCGCGAAGGTCGAACAGAAGTACCGATCCGAAAAGGACACCTTCGGCAAGATCGATATCACCGAATTGTTCTACGACGAGGAGAAGACGCCGCCCGTCGAGTGGTTCTCGGTGCGTGGGTGGAGCACGCAGGGGCTGGACATGTTTGACCTGGCCGAACGGTATGGCGTGCGGCATCCCGAGGTTCCCGAGGACATTCGCGAGCTTGCCGGTGCCATGCACTACCTGACGTGCACACTTCCTGCCTGA
- a CDS encoding crotonase/enoyl-CoA hydratase family protein translates to MADEVLIEQRDRVLLITINRPDARNAVNRAVSQGLAAAADQLDSSADLSVAIITGAGGNFCAGMDLKAFVSGEAVLSERGLGFTNVPPRKPIIAAVEGFALAGGTELVLSCDLVVAGRSAKFGIPEVKRGLVAGAGGLLRLPNRIPYQVAMELALTGESFTAEDAAKYGFINRLVDDGQALDTALELAAKITANGPLAVAATKRIIIESASWAPEEAFAKQGEILMPIFVSEDAKEGAKAFAEKRAPVWQGK, encoded by the coding sequence ATGGCCGACGAAGTCCTGATCGAACAGCGTGACCGTGTCCTACTGATCACCATCAACCGTCCGGACGCGCGTAACGCGGTCAACAGGGCAGTCAGTCAGGGGCTTGCCGCTGCTGCGGATCAACTGGACAGCTCCGCCGACCTGTCCGTCGCCATCATTACCGGTGCGGGCGGAAACTTTTGCGCCGGAATGGATCTCAAGGCCTTTGTGAGTGGCGAGGCGGTGTTGTCCGAGCGTGGTCTGGGCTTTACCAATGTGCCGCCACGCAAGCCGATCATCGCCGCGGTGGAGGGTTTCGCGCTGGCCGGAGGCACGGAGCTGGTGCTGTCCTGCGACCTGGTGGTCGCGGGCCGCAGCGCGAAGTTCGGCATTCCGGAGGTCAAGCGTGGGCTGGTGGCCGGTGCCGGCGGCCTGCTGCGCCTGCCGAACCGGATCCCGTATCAGGTCGCCATGGAGCTGGCGCTCACCGGAGAGTCCTTCACCGCGGAGGACGCTGCCAAGTACGGGTTTATCAACCGGCTTGTGGACGACGGGCAGGCACTGGACACCGCACTCGAGCTGGCCGCCAAGATCACGGCGAACGGACCGCTGGCCGTAGCGGCCACCAAGCGCATCATCATCGAGTCGGCCAGCTGGGCTCCCGAGGAAGCCTTCGCTAAGCAGGGCGAGATCCTCATGCCGATCTTTGTGTCCGAGGACGCCAAGGAAGGCGCCAAGGCGTTTGCGGAGAAGCGCGCGCCCGTCTGGCAGGGCAAGTAG
- a CDS encoding phosphotransferase family protein: MHKDVSSDSDGPTGDAASLDADAIPTSLSEYLNRELGEQVSVRRLSAGHSNLTYVVTGSSGTQWILRRPPFGRLQAGAHDVMREYRVLDALSTAQVRVPRVTLASTDAEIFGAPFYLMERQDGEVIRDVSPEWFVGSARRELVLDLAVALAEIHNADPTRLVEAKLGRESGYLARQLKTWGGQWESIKELPTGRDLQDHTTITAWLTENYPGDRPAAVVHGDYKLDNVLVDPATARITAVLDWEMATVGDPLADLGYLLYMTPEPGGEVAMSELTGSVTAQEGCPSHTEIAQAYREARSGDQSYWTPEDLVYYQVLGGWKLATLLEVSYQRHLAGTTDDPFFAELDEGVPRLLSVARSLIPAAG; encoded by the coding sequence ATGCACAAAGACGTGTCTTCTGATTCTGACGGCCCTACCGGGGATGCGGCATCGCTCGACGCCGATGCGATTCCCACGAGTTTGTCGGAGTACCTGAACCGCGAGCTGGGTGAGCAGGTCAGCGTCCGCCGCCTTTCGGCGGGGCATTCGAATCTGACCTACGTGGTTACGGGATCCTCTGGTACGCAGTGGATCTTGAGGCGTCCCCCGTTTGGGCGACTCCAGGCCGGCGCGCACGATGTGATGCGTGAGTATCGGGTGCTCGATGCGCTCAGCACCGCGCAGGTACGGGTTCCGCGAGTAACGCTGGCCAGCACCGATGCCGAGATCTTCGGCGCGCCGTTCTACCTGATGGAGCGTCAGGATGGCGAGGTGATCAGGGACGTCTCCCCGGAGTGGTTCGTCGGCTCGGCCCGGCGTGAGCTGGTGCTGGACCTGGCGGTCGCGCTAGCGGAGATCCACAATGCCGACCCAACGCGGTTGGTGGAGGCCAAGCTGGGCCGTGAATCCGGTTATCTCGCCCGGCAATTGAAAACATGGGGCGGGCAGTGGGAATCCATCAAGGAGCTACCCACCGGCCGCGACCTGCAGGACCACACGACTATCACCGCGTGGCTCACGGAGAATTATCCGGGAGACCGCCCGGCGGCGGTGGTGCACGGCGACTACAAGCTGGACAACGTGCTCGTGGATCCGGCGACGGCGCGAATCACCGCGGTGCTGGATTGGGAGATGGCGACAGTGGGCGATCCGCTCGCCGACCTGGGGTATCTGCTGTACATGACCCCGGAGCCGGGTGGTGAGGTGGCCATGTCCGAACTCACCGGATCGGTCACCGCGCAAGAGGGCTGTCCCTCGCACACCGAGATCGCCCAGGCTTATCGCGAGGCCCGTAGTGGAGACCAAAGTTACTGGACCCCAGAGGATTTGGTCTATTACCAGGTGCTGGGCGGGTGGAAGCTCGCCACTCTGCTGGAGGTTTCGTATCAGCGGCATCTTGCCGGTACTACCGACGATCCGTTTTTCGCGGAGCTGGATGAGGGTGTTCCCCGGTTACTTTCGGTGGCTCGCAGCCTGATTCCGGCCGCTGGTTAG